The Microcystis panniformis FACHB-1757 region GTTATCCACGATGCCTCTCATAATTCTGCCCATAGGAATCGGGTATTTAATGCTATTTTAGGTCATGGTAGTGCTTTAATGCTCGGTTTTGCCTTTCCGGTCTTCACTAGAGTCCATTTACAGCACCATGCTCACGTTAACGATCCCGAAAATGATCCGGATCATTTTGTCTCCACTGGTGGACCTTTGTGGATGATTGCGGCCAGATTTTTTTATCATGAAATCTTCTTTTTTAAGCGGCAACTCTGGCGAAAATACGAACTGCTGGAATGGTTCCTCAGTCGTCTTTTTGTGGCTACCATAGTCATCGTCGCCTGTCAATTCGGTTTTATTGGCTATGTGATGAATTTTTGGTTTGTTCCCGCTTTAGTGGTGGGAATTGCCCTCGGTTTATTTTTTGATTATCTTCCCCATCGTCCTTTCCAAGAGCGTAATCGTTGGAAAAATGCCCGAGTTTACCCCAGTCCCCTCTTAAATCTGCTGATTTTAGGGCAGAATTATCATCTCGTGCATCATCTTTGGCCGTCGATTCCCTGGTACAAATACCAACCGGCATACTATGCCACTAAACCGCTTTTAGACGCAAAAGACTGTGAACAGTCTCTGGGTTTACTGCAAGGTAAGAATTTCTGGAGTTTCCTCTACGATGTCTTCTTGGGGATTCGCTTTCACTCCCATTCTTCTAAAACTTCTTGATCTCACTTATCGTAATGGTGAGGTACAAAGTTTTCATTTTAGGGATTCAGTGGTCGATTTTATGAGAAACTCTCTATCTGTACTGGTTTTGTTGTCAACCTGATTTTTTGAAGGAGGATTTTATGGGTCAACATTGGGGAAAAGCCTTAATTTTAACAACAACTTTCTTGACAATTAACATCAATTATGCTAGGTCTTTAACCTTTGGTGAGGCCGTTGGTATTGGAGCGGGGGCGTTGTTAATCAACCGAGCGGTACAGGATAATAGACAACGTTATCGATTTGTGCCACCAGAGCAAGAATTTCAGCGCGGACTAGAGGACGGTTTTAACTTTGCCCGCTATGATAATCCGCGCAATTCCAGAGACTACGATGACGGTTTTATCGAGGGACGAAGACGGCGGGAGTCGGGTTGGTCCAGTCCCAACCGGAGAAGTTAATTATTTTTTTGGTCTGCGTCCCACTTCGGCGGTTTCTTGAATGGAAAATATCCTCAATTTGCCGTCGATGGGAGCGACTTTAGCCACTGCTTCCGATGCCACTATATAGTTATCACCCTCGGTGTTGGTAATATTGACTACCCGCTCGCGAGTGATAATCGCCATCTCGTCATTAGCAAGAATATCCACGTCCCAATTCTCAGAAAGAACCTCTATACTTTTGATATTTTTGTAGGATTCCTCTAAAAATATTTTATGTTCCGTGATGCCATCTAACTCAAAAATTTCGGTACTAGCATCGGTTTTAATGGTCAATTGCGAGGAAATAAACGGGGCATAGTGTTTGAGGATTAGGGCGATATTTTTATCTTTAATAGCGGTTTCAATGTCTTGAATCATTGCTTTAATTTCCGCTTCACTGATTTTTTGTCCCCCATCGCGATTACTCGATTGTTTCACTGGCACTATCGAGGGACTAGCATGGACAAAAGCGGGGGAGATGCTGGGGAGAAAGGATAAACCGAGCAATAGAACAATTAATTGGGGAGAACGCATAATTTAATAAACTTGGTAAATTCAACCCGAATCATAGCATTTTCTCGTTACCGAATAAATCCTCAAGGTGAAAGTCCCCGGTTAGGGAAGCTAAGAGAGCAAAATTCTGGCTGTGCAAAGTCTAGGTTGATCCTTTAGCTATTTTTGCTTGATATTTCTAGAATAACA contains the following coding sequences:
- the crtR gene encoding beta-carotene hydroxylase produces the protein MQSAEMLLTVPKEYLKAPGGFNPNVTMFFSALSLITLSTCGYWLWSWPDWICFSANVLALHLSGTVIHDASHNSAHRNRVFNAILGHGSALMLGFAFPVFTRVHLQHHAHVNDPENDPDHFVSTGGPLWMIAARFFYHEIFFFKRQLWRKYELLEWFLSRLFVATIVIVACQFGFIGYVMNFWFVPALVVGIALGLFFDYLPHRPFQERNRWKNARVYPSPLLNLLILGQNYHLVHHLWPSIPWYKYQPAYYATKPLLDAKDCEQSLGLLQGKNFWSFLYDVFLGIRFHSHSSKTS